The following proteins are encoded in a genomic region of Methylococcales bacterium:
- a CDS encoding cupin domain-containing protein — translation MKEITVDSSPSEALLKEMGAVYWPTWEKEVSVFPWEFVTTETALILEGECEMTPAEGGPSTTFKAGDLVVFPLGYKGTWEVKKALKKRYKHSEGDIKKRFFNRLARVLNIIKSIMK, via the coding sequence ATGAAAGAAATTACAGTTGATAGCAGCCCAAGCGAAGCACTTTTAAAAGAAATGGGTGCTGTTTACTGGCCAACATGGGAAAAAGAAGTGTCTGTATTCCCATGGGAATTTGTTACCACAGAAACGGCTCTTATTTTAGAAGGTGAATGTGAAATGACACCTGCAGAGGGCGGCCCTTCAACTACGTTTAAAGCGGGTGACTTAGTCGTCTTTCCATTAGGCTATAAAGGAACATGGGAAGTTAAAAAAGCACTTAAAAAGCGTTACAAACACAGCGAAGGTGATATTAAGAAACGTTTTTTTAACCGTTTAGCTAGAGTGTTAAATATCATTAAATCAATTATGAAATAA
- a CDS encoding UDP-2,3-diacylglucosamine diphosphatase produces MSSIPRSDHQTIFFISDLHLALEKPKITQNFLNFLTNEAKKATKIYILGDLFDVWLGDDDFMPPINKIKYHLKELTESGVMIYLQQGNRDFLLGQQFCQQTGLILLDEYSVINLFGIDTLLTHGDLLCSDDLAYQAFREKSHSKAWQQNVLSKPLVLRLLVARWYRVRSFFHKKNKSSEIMDVNQNTVIEIMQHYQVTRLIHGHTHRPALHNFKINENTAQRFVLSEWSKNTVNLLSWNSQGYQMVPLKT; encoded by the coding sequence ATGTCTTCTATCCCGCGCTCAGATCATCAAACTATTTTTTTTATTTCAGACCTCCATCTTGCTCTGGAGAAACCTAAAATCACCCAGAATTTTTTAAATTTTTTAACGAATGAAGCCAAAAAAGCCACTAAGATTTATATTTTAGGGGATTTATTTGATGTTTGGCTTGGGGATGATGATTTTATGCCCCCGATTAATAAAATTAAATATCACTTAAAAGAACTCACAGAGTCAGGGGTTATGATTTATTTACAACAAGGTAATCGTGACTTTTTACTAGGCCAACAGTTTTGCCAGCAAACAGGGCTTATATTATTAGATGAATACAGCGTTATTAATTTATTTGGTATTGATACCTTACTAACACATGGTGATTTATTATGTAGCGATGATTTAGCCTATCAAGCGTTTAGAGAAAAATCACATAGCAAGGCTTGGCAACAAAATGTGTTATCGAAACCCTTGGTTTTAAGATTATTAGTAGCACGCTGGTATCGTGTTCGGAGTTTTTTTCATAAAAAAAATAAGTCGTCTGAAATAATGGATGTGAATCAAAACACCGTCATCGAGATAATGCAACACTATCAAGTTACCCGTTTAATTCATGGACATACACATCGTCCTGCACTGCATAATTTTAAAATAAATGAAAATACGGCTCAACGTTTTGTCTTAAGTGAATGGTCAAAAAATACGGTTAATCTCTTATCTTGGAATTCACAGGGCTATCAAATGGTTCCATTAAAAACTTAA
- a CDS encoding transposase family protein, giving the protein MKIKEILPRIYDDRQLRALTGLKTEHFILLLSLFEKTLIEDQKEKHENKERKYGSGLDSTLKTPADKLLFILNYMKCYSTFDHLGFSFNMNKSCAHTHVYKLFPILIKTLDIFNVLPATSFSTPEEMQQAFGGVQTLIIDATERAVQRPSDYEEQNEFYSGKKNSIQLKIPL; this is encoded by the coding sequence ATGAAAATAAAAGAAATTTTACCAAGAATTTATGATGATAGACAGTTAAGAGCTTTAACAGGATTAAAAACAGAACATTTTATTTTACTATTATCTCTATTTGAAAAGACCCTTATTGAAGATCAAAAAGAAAAACATGAAAATAAAGAAAGAAAATACGGTAGTGGTTTAGATAGCACATTAAAAACACCCGCAGACAAATTATTATTTATATTAAATTATATGAAGTGCTATTCTACTTTCGATCACTTAGGGTTTTCTTTTAATATGAATAAATCATGCGCCCATACTCATGTATACAAATTATTTCCAATTTTAATAAAGACGTTAGATATATTTAATGTTTTACCTGCAACAAGTTTTTCAACCCCTGAAGAAATGCAGCAGGCTTTTGGCGGAGTTCAAACATTGATAATAGATGCTACAGAGCGTGCTGTACAACGCCCTAGTGACTATGAAGAACAAAATGAATTTTACAGTGGTAAAAAAAACAGCATACAATTAAAAATACCACTATAG
- a CDS encoding peptidylprolyl isomerase, with amino-acid sequence MRYLFLGLMLFSFTNLLIAKETTMSVETTQVKMVTSLGDIIIEVDNKNAPVSAANFLNYVKDGFYDGTIFHRVIPGFMAQGGGFDTNFNEKKSKDPINNEANNGVKNTRGTLAMARTGDPHSASSQFFINYKDNDFLNYTGPNPQGWGYAVFAHVVEGMDTIDEIEKQSTSSKGHHQDVPKINIVIKKAEIIN; translated from the coding sequence ATGCGTTATTTGTTTTTGGGTTTGATGCTGTTTTCATTCACAAACCTATTAATTGCAAAGGAAACCACCATGTCGGTAGAAACAACTCAAGTAAAAATGGTCACATCATTAGGGGATATTATTATTGAAGTTGATAATAAAAACGCACCCGTTTCAGCGGCAAATTTTTTAAATTACGTTAAAGATGGCTTTTATGATGGTACAATTTTTCATCGAGTGATTCCAGGTTTTATGGCACAAGGCGGCGGGTTTGATACCAACTTTAACGAAAAGAAATCAAAAGATCCGATTAATAATGAAGCGAACAACGGTGTAAAGAATACTCGTGGCACCTTAGCAATGGCAAGAACAGGCGATCCGCATTCAGCCAGTTCACAATTTTTTATTAACTATAAAGACAATGACTTCTTAAATTATACAGGCCCGAATCCTCAAGGTTGGGGTTATGCCGTATTTGCTCACGTTGTTGAAGGGATGGATACCATTGATGAAATAGAGAAACAATCAACAAGCTCAAAAGGTCATCATCAAGATGTCCCTAAAATTAATATTGTGATTAAAAAAGCAGAAATTATAAACTAA
- a CDS encoding transposase family protein yields MGVSFPGKNHDYGMFKKEFNPELNWFSNFNIFIDLGYLGFNNEYKTNSVNIPHKKPNKSKHNPNPTLTENQKKENKEMSRERVIVEHVIGGMKRYRCLVDKFRNKKRRCKRFIFFFSGYPMEF; encoded by the coding sequence ATTGGGGTTAGTTTTCCAGGTAAAAATCATGATTATGGAATGTTTAAAAAAGAATTTAATCCAGAATTAAATTGGTTTAGTAATTTTAATATATTTATTGATTTAGGTTATTTGGGGTTTAATAATGAATATAAAACTAATTCGGTAAATATTCCTCATAAAAAACCAAATAAATCTAAGCATAATCCAAACCCAACATTAACAGAAAATCAAAAAAAAGAAAACAAAGAGATGAGTCGTGAAAGAGTCATTGTTGAGCATGTAATCGGTGGAATGAAAAGATATAGATGCCTAGTTGACAAGTTTAGAAATAAAAAAAGAAGGTGTAAAAGATTTATTTTCTTTTTTAGCGGCTATCCTATGGAATTTTAA
- the cysS gene encoding cysteine--tRNA ligase gives MLKIYNTLTRKKEVFTPRIAGKVGMYVCGMTVYDYCHIGHARVMVVFDTVARYFRYSGYELTYVRNVTDIDDKIIKRANEKGEAFTQLTARFIEAMHEDERALAVLPPDSEPKATESIAAIIALIEQLIVNELAYVGTNGDVFYAVNKFKSYGALSGKKLEELQAGERVNVDNAKNNPLDFVVWKMAKEGEPAWESPWGAGRPGWHIECSAMATCCLGNHFDIHGGGMDLQFPHHENEIAQSEGATGEKFVNYWMHNGFVRVDDEKMSKSLGNFFTVREVLKQYRPEVIRFFILSSHYRSPLNYSDTQLNEAQAALTRLYTALRGVERVDGTGDADYIARFESAMNDDFNTAIALAVLFDIAKELNKDKEDPHRVNVLAATLYSLSSILGILQENPEDFLKGTCSNNNELSAEKIEAFIQERITAKQNKEWGMADKIRDDLKEKGVVLEDSAGNVTLWRRE, from the coding sequence ATGCTGAAAATATATAATACCCTTACTCGAAAAAAAGAAGTTTTTACGCCTAGAATTGCAGGCAAAGTGGGCATGTATGTCTGTGGAATGACGGTTTATGATTATTGTCATATTGGTCATGCACGGGTAATGGTGGTTTTTGATACGGTGGCGCGTTATTTTCGATACTCAGGTTATGAGTTAACCTATGTGCGTAATGTGACCGATATAGACGATAAAATTATTAAGCGAGCCAATGAGAAAGGAGAAGCCTTTACGCAATTAACCGCGCGTTTTATTGAGGCGATGCACGAAGATGAAAGGGCCTTAGCGGTATTACCGCCTGATAGTGAACCGAAAGCAACGGAGTCTATCGCCGCTATTATCGCGCTGATTGAACAGTTGATTGTTAATGAATTGGCTTATGTCGGAACCAATGGCGATGTATTTTATGCGGTTAATAAATTTAAATCGTACGGGGCTTTGTCGGGTAAAAAGTTAGAGGAATTACAGGCGGGTGAGCGTGTTAATGTGGATAATGCGAAAAATAACCCCTTGGATTTTGTCGTCTGGAAAATGGCTAAAGAGGGCGAGCCTGCTTGGGAATCTCCTTGGGGCGCAGGTCGTCCAGGTTGGCATATTGAATGTTCAGCAATGGCGACTTGTTGTTTAGGAAATCATTTTGATATTCATGGGGGCGGGATGGACTTACAGTTTCCCCATCATGAAAATGAAATAGCGCAATCGGAAGGCGCGACGGGTGAAAAATTTGTTAATTATTGGATGCACAACGGTTTTGTTCGCGTTGATGATGAAAAAATGTCGAAATCCTTGGGTAATTTTTTTACGGTGCGTGAAGTTTTAAAACAATATCGCCCCGAAGTTATTCGGTTTTTTATCCTTTCTAGTCATTATCGCAGTCCCTTGAATTATTCGGATACTCAGTTAAATGAGGCGCAAGCAGCGTTAACGCGACTTTATACGGCATTGCGAGGGGTCGAACGAGTTGATGGAACGGGGGATGCCGATTATATCGCGCGTTTTGAATCTGCGATGAATGATGATTTTAATACGGCGATTGCTCTTGCTGTTTTATTTGATATTGCCAAAGAATTAAATAAAGATAAGGAAGATCCACATCGCGTTAACGTGTTAGCGGCAACTTTATATTCATTAAGTTCTATTTTAGGTATTTTACAAGAAAATCCTGAGGATTTTTTAAAAGGAACGTGTTCAAATAATAATGAGCTATCTGCTGAAAAAATTGAAGCCTTCATTCAAGAGCGAATAACCGCTAAACAAAATAAAGAGTGGGGAATGGCGGATAAAATTCGAGATGATTTAAAGGAGAAAGGGGTGGTTCTTGAAGATTCTGCGGGTAATGTAACCCTATGGCGACGCGAATAA
- a CDS encoding ATP-binding protein, producing the protein MLTPLQLTVLDVVLLALSSSLPLWFFALRPLSIQIIEEKQHLEKQTAANMSLLEALDSCNDMILLMDIKGNISYANQSFFQLTGWTSASLLKKNANILNSPNTDKASLKELQHRLQQHKPWSGRLLARRKGMEQIKILGQTTAPDPLECWVDVSITPIIREGENIGYVEVLRDISAQVSHEIVVEIEKKDIAARFEIANILQQTSPLKQRFIEVMAVLFSLKNCELESKGGVFIKDEADDFLDMFVMKGQFSDEFIRREKRIPLGACLCGRTAVSGKMIISDDCFCDPRHEHQFEGMKAHGHYIMPIAFNTEILGVLFLYTSPYPAKNQERIDIFMQVSEMMAIALLREKAQESLRLAHETTLLAAKNKSDFLANMSHEIRTPMNGVLGMLSILKETEMEAEQRDMVKTAANSANALLTIINDILNFSKLEAGKLELETIEFHLPDLVEDVCSLLAIEARHNTLKLTCSLDVEIQSYWQGDAIRIRQIVTNILGNAIKFTQQGDVFVRVKSVVAENGKCDIRFEIQDTGVGITPKIQKNLFKPFSQADSSTARHFGGTGLGLSICKDLVELMGGFNWRGQSIRGRGLILVYPAFVSLKTSNGSFIRLF; encoded by the coding sequence GTGTTAACGCCGCTACAACTAACTGTTTTAGATGTTGTTTTATTAGCTCTTTCAAGTTCTTTACCGCTTTGGTTTTTTGCATTACGGCCTTTATCTATACAAATAATTGAAGAAAAGCAACACCTTGAAAAACAAACGGCTGCTAACATGAGTTTGCTTGAGGCACTAGATAGCTGTAATGATATGATTTTACTAATGGATATTAAGGGAAATATTTCTTATGCAAATCAATCTTTTTTTCAATTAACAGGCTGGACAAGTGCTTCTTTATTGAAAAAAAATGCAAATATTTTGAATAGTCCTAATACAGATAAAGCCAGTTTAAAAGAATTACAGCATAGGTTACAACAGCATAAACCCTGGTCGGGTCGATTACTCGCGCGTCGAAAAGGCATGGAGCAAATTAAAATTTTAGGACAAACAACCGCTCCTGATCCTTTGGAATGTTGGGTTGACGTTAGCATAACTCCCATAATTAGGGAGGGTGAAAATATAGGCTACGTTGAAGTTTTACGTGACATTAGCGCCCAAGTGTCACACGAGATCGTCGTAGAAATAGAAAAAAAGGATATTGCTGCTCGATTTGAAATTGCGAATATATTGCAACAAACATCCCCCTTAAAACAACGTTTTATTGAGGTCATGGCGGTTTTATTTTCTTTGAAAAATTGTGAGCTAGAAAGTAAAGGCGGCGTTTTTATTAAAGACGAGGCTGATGATTTTTTAGATATGTTTGTGATGAAAGGACAATTTAGTGATGAATTTATTCGTAGAGAAAAACGGATTCCTTTAGGGGCCTGTTTATGTGGTCGTACGGCCGTCTCTGGGAAGATGATTATTTCGGATGATTGTTTTTGTGATCCACGCCATGAGCATCAATTTGAAGGCATGAAAGCCCATGGGCATTATATTATGCCGATTGCATTTAATACTGAAATATTAGGGGTTTTATTTTTATATACATCGCCCTATCCTGCAAAAAATCAAGAAAGGATTGATATATTTATGCAGGTTAGTGAGATGATGGCTATTGCTTTATTACGTGAAAAGGCACAAGAATCACTTAGGCTTGCCCATGAAACCACGTTGCTGGCAGCAAAGAATAAAAGTGATTTTTTAGCGAATATGAGTCATGAAATTAGAACGCCAATGAATGGGGTTTTAGGAATGCTTAGTATATTGAAAGAGACCGAAATGGAGGCAGAGCAGCGTGATATGGTAAAAACAGCGGCAAATTCAGCGAATGCACTCCTAACGATTATTAACGATATTTTAAACTTCTCTAAGTTAGAAGCGGGGAAATTAGAGCTTGAAACCATTGAATTTCATTTGCCTGATTTAGTGGAAGATGTCTGTTCTTTACTTGCTATAGAAGCACGGCATAACACCCTAAAACTGACGTGTTCCCTTGATGTTGAAATACAATCTTATTGGCAAGGTGATGCGATTAGAATTCGACAAATAGTCACGAATATTTTAGGAAATGCGATTAAATTTACGCAACAAGGGGATGTTTTTGTTCGTGTAAAATCGGTGGTAGCTGAGAATGGAAAATGCGATATACGTTTTGAAATTCAAGATACGGGTGTTGGTATTACCCCAAAAATTCAAAAGAACTTATTTAAACCTTTTTCGCAAGCCGATAGTTCAACCGCTCGTCACTTTGGTGGAACTGGGTTAGGACTTTCTATTTGTAAAGATTTAGTTGAGCTTATGGGGGGGTTCAATTGGCGTGGACAGTCAATTAGGGGAAGGGGCCTTATTTTGGTTTACCCTGCCTTTGTTAGCCTCAAAACGTCAAACGGTTCATTCATCAGGCTATTTTAA
- a CDS encoding response regulator — protein MDSQLGEGALFWFTLPLLASKRQTVHSSGYFKGKRVLVIDSHSASQSILDDYLQFWGCEVEQVTSASLALDRLDNALEQQKKYDVLLLDTQIPKMGGLELVKKIHQKEAYEKTPCLLLFSEKVINPDYKITNSLQSIAKPIRKDVLFHTLSKLLNMKDDLPVIMSPNRIERPNYSDYKILVAEDNIINQKVISGLLRQFNITADLVDNGQLLLDRITIQKYDLIFMDCQMPVMDGYEATQKLREYYSAETVDSRVPVIALTAHASLSDKEKCLGVGMDDYLSKPIEGLLLADMLKKWLKKTG, from the coding sequence GTGGACAGTCAATTAGGGGAAGGGGCCTTATTTTGGTTTACCCTGCCTTTGTTAGCCTCAAAACGTCAAACGGTTCATTCATCAGGCTATTTTAAGGGAAAACGAGTGCTTGTTATTGATAGTCATTCAGCAAGTCAGTCTATTCTGGATGATTATTTACAATTTTGGGGATGTGAGGTTGAGCAGGTGACATCGGCCTCGTTAGCATTGGATCGACTCGATAATGCATTAGAGCAACAAAAGAAATATGATGTCTTGTTATTAGATACCCAAATACCTAAGATGGGGGGGCTTGAGCTGGTTAAAAAAATACATCAAAAAGAGGCGTATGAAAAAACACCCTGTTTATTGTTATTTTCAGAAAAGGTCATTAATCCAGATTATAAAATAACAAACAGTTTACAAAGTATTGCGAAGCCTATTCGTAAAGATGTTTTATTTCACACTTTATCTAAACTATTAAATATGAAAGATGATTTACCCGTCATAATGTCACCGAATCGTATTGAGCGTCCTAACTATAGCGATTATAAAATATTGGTCGCAGAAGATAACATCATTAATCAAAAAGTGATTTCAGGGCTTTTACGTCAATTTAATATTACGGCTGATTTAGTTGATAATGGTCAGTTATTACTCGATAGAATAACCATTCAAAAATATGATTTGATTTTTATGGACTGTCAAATGCCTGTTATGGATGGGTATGAAGCGACACAAAAGTTACGTGAATATTACTCAGCAGAAACAGTTGATAGTCGGGTTCCTGTTATTGCGTTAACAGCCCATGCCAGTCTCTCTGATAAAGAAAAATGTCTTGGCGTGGGTATGGATGATTATTTATCAAAACCGATTGAGGGTCTTTTGCTTGCGGATATGTTAAAAAAATGGTTAAAAAAAACGGGATAA